A portion of the Daphnia magna isolate NIES linkage group LG4, ASM2063170v1.1, whole genome shotgun sequence genome contains these proteins:
- the LOC116921293 gene encoding 60S ribosomal protein L6, with amino-acid sequence MEVSKKKPAAGVPAAKEPAPTLASGKYTFSKSEALRRYLSRKQARSGKRVSKAKRDEQKKKPKFVEKPFNKGTRIVSLKKRPNNYPCKNHSKPRSKVPKKHGATKVRKSLQPGTILILLAGVHRGKRVVLLKALKSGLLLVTGPYKINRVPIRRVHQKFVIATSTRLNIESVKIPDTINDAYFRRIREKRAKKAEGDIFAKKKKTYKVSATRKADQITVDKQLLRAIRPHPDRKILLNYLKSRFGLSTGQYPHTLKF; translated from the exons ATGGAGGTCTCCAAGAAGAAGCCAGCTGCAGGAGTACCGGCTGCCAAAGAGCCAGCCCCAACTTTGGCTAGCGGAAAATACACATTCTCCAAATCCGAAGCTCTTCGCCGCTACCTCTCGAGGAAGCAGGCAAGGTCCGGAAAACGAGTTTCCAAAGCCAAGCGTGACGAg caaaagaaaaagcccAAATTTGTTGAGAAGCCATTCAACAAGGGGACCAGGATTGTTAGCTTGAAGAAGAGACCCAACAACTATCCCTGCAAAAACCA ctCAAAGCCCAGGTCAAAAGTTCCCAAGAAGCATGGTGCCACCAAGGTTCGCAAGTCTCTTCAACCTGGAACCATTCTTATTCTGTTGGCTGGTGTTCATCGAGGAAAGCGTGTTGTGCTCCTTAAGGCTTTGAAGTCTGGTCTTCTTCTCGTCACTG GACCATACAAAATCAACCGCGTCCCCATCCGTCGTGTCCACCAAAAGTTCGTGATTGCCACAAGCACCCGGCTTAACATCGAAAGTGTCAAGATTCCCGACACAATCAACGATGCTTACTTCCGCCGCATTCGCGAAAAACGCGCCAAGAAAGCAGAGGGTGATATCTtcgccaagaagaagaag ACCTACAAGGTTTCGGCCACTCGCAAAGCTGACCAGATAACGGTCGATAAACAACTCCTCCGGGCTATTAGACCTCATCCCGACAGAAAAATCCTCTTGAATTACTTGAAGTCGCGTTTTGGTTTGTCCACCGGTCAATATCCCCACAcgcttaaattttaa
- the LOC116921285 gene encoding tyrosine--tRNA ligase, cytoplasmic: MGSLDPKAIMTPSEKKHLITRNLQEVLGEEKITEILAKRDLKLYWGTATTGKPHVAYFLPMSKIGDFLKAGCEVTILFADLHAYLDNMKAPWELLALRTQYYEHAIKAMLTSLKVPLEKLKFIKGSEYQLSKEYTLDMYRLSSLVTEHDAKKAGAEVVKQVGNPLLSGLMYPGLQALDEEYLKVDAQFGGVDQRKIFTYADKYLPQLGYSKRAHLMNPMIPGLTGAKMSSSEEDSKIDLLDSSASVKKKMKKAFCEPGKVENNGVLAFAKYVLFPLLNTGEGFLIQRGADNGGDIEYTTYEQMESDFSQGLLHPGDLKAAVEVRLNALLEPIRKIFEAPELVKLVKDAYPPPAKVSKTIAAATDDVVAPHRLNIRVGKIIEVNKHPEAETLYVEKIDLGESSGPRTIVSGLVNFVPQSEMLNRMVIVLTNLKPAKMRGIESAGMVLCASSDEPRQCEPLDAPTGSQPGDRVLVEGYETGEPDTVLNPKKKVWEKLQEDLRVSASGNAEWQGNSLQTAHGPVAAKTLKNVPIK, encoded by the exons atgggctcCCTGGATCCAAAGGCAATAATGACACCatcagaaaagaaacatttgattACTCGAAACCTACAAGAGGTTCTTGGTGAAGAAAAAATCACCGAAATCCTTGCAAAACGAGATCTAAAGCTGTATTGGGGAACAGCCACAACTGGCAAGCCACATGTAGCTTATTTTCTACCAATGAGTAAAATTGGTGATTTTCTAAAAGCTGGATGTGAG GTCACTATTTTGTTTGCTGATCTTCATGCCTATCTTGACAATATGAAAGCACCTTGGGAACTACTTGCTCTTCGTACTCAATACTATGAACATGCCATCAAAGCAATGCTTACCTCCTTGAAAGTCCCACTTGAAAAACTCAAGTTTATTAAAGGGTCTGAATATCAACTTAGCAA AGAGTACACTTTGGACATGTACAGATTATCCTCTCTTGTCACTGAGCATGATGCAAAAAAAGCAGGTGCAGAAGTGGTAAAACAAGTAGGCAATCCCTTGCTATCTGGCTTAATGTACCCGG GTTTACAAGCACTAGATGAAGAATACTTGAAGGTAGATGCACAATTTGGAGGTGTGGATCAGAGGAAAATTTTCACATATGCGGACAAATACTTGCCTCAGTTAGGGTATTCTAAACGTGCCCACCTGATGAATCCAATGa TTCCTGGCCTAACTGGAGCCAAAATGTCGTCATCGGAGGAAGATAGTAAAATAGACTTACTTGATTCGTCCGCCAGCGttaaaaagaagatgaaaaaggCATTTTGTGAACCAGGGAAGGTGGAAAATAATGGGGTTTTAGCCTTTGCTAAATATGTTTTATTTCCACTGCTGAACACTGGTGAAG GATTCCTTATCCAACGTGGTGCAGACAATGGTggtgacattgaatacactaCCTACGAGCAGATGGAGTCGGACTTTTCCCAAGGGCTGCTTCATCCGGGTGATTTGAAAGCGGCAGTTGAAGTGCGGCTTAATGCTTTGTTGGAGCCAATTCGAAAAATCTTTGAAGCTCCTGAGTTGGTAAAATTAGTCAAAGATGCTTATCCTCCTCCGGCCAAGGTGTCTAAGACTATCGCTGCAGCAACTGACGATGTTGTGGCGCCTCATCGTCTCAACATCCGAGTGGGAAAGATCATCGAGGTTAATAAACATCCTGAAGCAGAAACTCTTTACGTTGAGAAAATCGATCTGG GTGAATCTTCTGGCCCCCGGACAATTGTCAGCGGCCTTGTTAATTTTGTACCCCAATCAGAGATGCTCAACCGTATGGTTATAGTGCTGACCAACTTGAAACCTGCCAAGATGAGAGGTATTGAATCAGCAGGAATGGTTCTTTGTGCATCCAG TGATGAACCTCGTCAATGTGAACCACTTGATGCGCCCACCGGCAGCCAACCGGGGGATCGAGTGTTGGTGGAAGGTTATGAAACTGGTGAACCAGACACTGTCCtcaatccaaagaaaaaagtatGGGAAAAGCTTCAAGAAGATTTGCGCGTAAGTGCAAGTGGAAATGCTGAATGGCAGGGTAATTCATTGCAAACCGCACACGGTCCTGTCGCAgcaaaaactttgaaaaatgttCCCATCAAATAA